Proteins from a single region of Gordonia hongkongensis:
- a CDS encoding DUF2505 domain-containing protein, giving the protein MASKLQHTVSYPFSTARLWAIYTTEKYWHDLVERMNSGHGHVEKVTISEDTVTVEIQQGIPADKLPSAVTKVMPGDLRIPRKNTYRLVGDRIEGETHATVEGAPVPVDVTGTTVTSGDPATTDNRAEVSVNLPLFGGKIEKSVVSELSALLDAERGHTVEWETENPLT; this is encoded by the coding sequence ATGGCGAGCAAGCTGCAGCACACGGTGTCCTATCCCTTCTCCACCGCGCGTCTGTGGGCGATCTACACCACCGAGAAGTACTGGCACGACCTCGTCGAGCGCATGAACTCCGGGCACGGGCATGTCGAGAAGGTGACCATCAGCGAGGACACGGTCACCGTCGAGATCCAGCAGGGCATTCCCGCCGACAAGCTGCCCTCCGCGGTCACCAAGGTCATGCCCGGCGACCTCCGAATCCCGCGCAAGAACACGTACCGCCTGGTCGGCGACCGGATCGAGGGGGAGACACATGCCACGGTCGAGGGGGCGCCGGTGCCGGTCGACGTCACCGGCACCACCGTGACGTCGGGTGACCCGGCGACCACCGACAACCGCGCCGAGGTGTCGGTGAATCTCCCGCTGTTCGGCGGGAAGATCGAGAAGTCGGTGGTCAGCGAGCTGTCGGCGCTGCTCGACGCCGAGCGCGGACACACCGTCGAGTGGGAGACCGAGAATCCGCTGACGTAG
- a CDS encoding UDP-N-acetylmuramate dehydrogenase — protein MTDTQAPLSAPLAELTTLRLGGPAREIIRCEDTRTIVETILDLDARSEPVLVVGGGSNLVIGDAGFDGTAVVLASGRVEFGSGRESGRPHVVADAGVGWDELVAATVDAGFGGLECLSGIPGAAGATPVQNVGAYGVEVADILRSVQVLDRRSGNLRWVSPTELGLGYRTSNLKHRHDFVVVAVSFWLNDDRVSQPIRYRELATRVGVEPDDRVDAATARAAVLDLRAGKGMVLDTTDFDTWSAGSFFTNPIVPGDDAPAVLDRIAARVGDDVAIPTYRAGTDDTDAAIKLSAGWLIERAGFHRGHPGPDAAVRLSTKHTLALTNRGAATTAQLLDLAREVRDGVVEAFGVTLRPEPVLVNCSL, from the coding sequence GTGACCGACACGCAGGCGCCGCTGAGCGCGCCCCTCGCCGAGCTGACCACCCTTCGCCTGGGTGGGCCCGCGCGCGAGATCATCCGCTGCGAAGACACCCGCACCATCGTGGAGACCATCCTCGACCTCGATGCACGGTCCGAGCCGGTCCTCGTCGTCGGCGGCGGTTCCAACCTCGTCATCGGCGACGCCGGGTTCGACGGGACGGCGGTCGTACTCGCCAGCGGCCGCGTCGAGTTCGGTTCTGGCCGTGAGTCGGGACGGCCGCACGTGGTCGCCGACGCCGGCGTGGGCTGGGACGAGCTGGTCGCCGCGACGGTCGACGCCGGTTTCGGCGGGCTCGAGTGCCTCTCCGGGATCCCCGGCGCGGCCGGGGCGACCCCGGTGCAGAACGTCGGGGCCTACGGCGTCGAGGTGGCCGACATCCTCCGATCGGTTCAGGTCCTCGATCGACGCTCCGGCAACCTGCGGTGGGTCTCCCCCACCGAGCTCGGTCTCGGCTACCGGACCAGCAATCTCAAGCACCGGCACGACTTCGTGGTCGTTGCGGTCTCGTTCTGGCTCAACGACGATCGCGTGAGCCAGCCGATCCGCTACCGCGAACTCGCGACCCGCGTGGGGGTCGAACCGGACGATCGGGTCGACGCCGCCACGGCGCGTGCAGCCGTGCTCGACCTGCGCGCGGGCAAGGGCATGGTGCTCGACACGACGGACTTCGACACCTGGAGCGCCGGCTCGTTCTTCACCAACCCGATCGTGCCGGGCGATGACGCCCCGGCGGTGCTCGACCGGATCGCGGCGCGCGTCGGCGACGATGTCGCGATCCCCACCTATCGCGCAGGCACCGATGACACCGACGCGGCGATCAAACTGTCGGCCGGGTGGCTGATCGAACGGGCAGGCTTCCACCGTGGGCACCCGGGCCCGGACGCGGCGGTCCGACTCTCGACGAAGCACACTCTGGCGCTGACCAATCGGGGCGCCGCGACCACCGCCCAGCTCCTCGATCTGGCTCGCGAGGTCCGCGACGGCGTCGTCGAGGCGTTCGGGGTGACATTGCGGCCCGAGCCGGTTCTGGTCAACTGCAGTCTGTGA
- a CDS encoding alpha/beta fold hydrolase, which translates to MNTKSVASAGSVATAIGAGVVALGIGTVFARLAREALQAEFAVDDGPDDLLTRPDNAPQRLEVPTADGARLNVEVYGDPDGPGADDTGDVIVMVHGWTCNTAYWYPQINHLAASEGGSRRVVTYDQRGHGGSERGHRRPTVAMLGEDLDAVLEAAVPPGRRAILVGHSMGGMTIMSWAAQYPEKVGSLVSSVVLVSTAAKAVMDNHLLIPVDLPVYAKPFAPAAAKMITSVPVPIPKTSYGVRFSHYIALGPHARRAHVELVDEMIGSCPPRARAGWGSAMGKLDVTAGLEALTVPTTVVVGTEDRLTPQVHAEQIAEVLRRNGSLRDLVVYEGVGHMSSIEAAERFNALLDEVVAESSRETADLKDTQSV; encoded by the coding sequence ATGAACACGAAGTCAGTGGCCAGTGCGGGCAGCGTTGCCACCGCGATCGGGGCGGGCGTGGTCGCGCTGGGGATCGGAACCGTCTTCGCGCGACTCGCGCGCGAGGCACTGCAGGCCGAATTCGCCGTCGACGACGGCCCGGACGATCTCCTCACCCGCCCGGACAACGCCCCGCAACGTCTCGAGGTCCCGACCGCGGACGGGGCCCGTCTCAATGTCGAGGTCTACGGTGACCCCGACGGCCCCGGCGCCGACGACACCGGCGACGTCATCGTGATGGTCCACGGCTGGACCTGCAACACCGCCTACTGGTACCCGCAGATCAACCACCTGGCCGCCTCCGAGGGTGGCTCCCGCCGGGTCGTCACCTACGACCAGCGCGGCCACGGTGGCAGTGAGCGCGGCCACCGCCGACCGACCGTCGCCATGCTCGGTGAGGACCTCGACGCGGTGCTCGAGGCGGCAGTGCCGCCCGGGCGCCGCGCGATCCTGGTGGGACACAGCATGGGTGGCATGACCATCATGTCGTGGGCGGCCCAGTATCCCGAGAAGGTCGGATCGCTGGTGTCGTCGGTGGTGCTGGTCTCGACCGCCGCCAAGGCGGTCATGGACAACCACCTGCTGATCCCGGTCGATCTGCCGGTGTACGCCAAACCGTTCGCGCCGGCCGCCGCGAAGATGATCACCTCGGTCCCGGTTCCGATCCCGAAGACGTCCTACGGCGTCCGCTTCTCGCACTACATCGCGCTGGGGCCGCACGCCCGCCGGGCGCACGTCGAGCTCGTCGACGAGATGATCGGCTCGTGCCCGCCGCGCGCTCGGGCCGGATGGGGTTCGGCAATGGGGAAGCTCGACGTGACCGCCGGACTCGAGGCGTTGACGGTGCCGACCACCGTGGTCGTCGGCACCGAGGACCGGCTCACCCCGCAGGTACACGCCGAGCAGATAGCGGAGGTGTTGCGGCGCAACGGCTCCCTGCGCGACCTGGTGGTCTACGAGGGTGTCGGACACATGTCGAGCATCGAGGCCGCCGAGCGCTTCAACGCCCTGCTCGACGAGGTCGTCGCCGAGAGTTCCCGGGAGACAGCGGATCTGAAGGACACCCAGTCGGTCTGA
- a CDS encoding SDR family NAD(P)-dependent oxidoreductase: MSTDTASQSTDNRPIAVVTGASSGIGAATARQLASQGFHVVLGARRVDRVTALADEIGGTGRQLDVTDEQSVAAFVDGLDTVHVLVNNAGGAKGLDPVSTADLDDWRWMWETNVLGSLRVTKALLPALIASGDGLIVSVTSIAAFEAYDNGAGYTSAKHAQGVTHRTLRYELLGKPVRLTEIAPGMVETDFSLVRFEGDQERADKVYEGLTPLVAEDVAEVIGFVASRPPHVNLDQIILKPRDQASARRNIKTG, from the coding sequence ATGAGCACCGACACCGCCTCCCAGTCGACGGACAACCGACCGATCGCCGTGGTCACCGGCGCGAGTTCGGGGATCGGCGCGGCCACCGCGCGGCAGCTCGCCTCGCAGGGCTTCCACGTGGTGCTGGGGGCGCGCCGGGTCGATCGGGTGACCGCGCTGGCCGACGAGATCGGCGGCACCGGAAGACAACTCGACGTCACCGACGAGCAGTCCGTGGCCGCCTTTGTCGACGGCCTCGACACGGTGCACGTGCTGGTGAACAACGCCGGTGGCGCCAAGGGTCTCGACCCGGTGTCGACCGCCGACCTCGACGACTGGCGCTGGATGTGGGAGACCAACGTGCTGGGGAGCCTGCGGGTCACCAAGGCGTTGCTCCCCGCACTCATCGCCTCGGGTGACGGCCTGATCGTCTCCGTCACCTCGATCGCGGCGTTCGAGGCCTACGACAACGGCGCCGGGTACACCTCGGCGAAGCACGCGCAGGGTGTCACCCACCGGACCCTGCGCTATGAACTCCTCGGGAAGCCGGTCCGGCTCACCGAGATCGCGCCGGGCATGGTCGAGACCGACTTCTCCCTGGTCCGCTTCGAGGGCGACCAGGAACGCGCCGACAAGGTCTATGAGGGCCTGACCCCGCTCGTCGCCGAGGACGTGGCCGAGGTCATCGGGTTCGTCGCGTCCCGGCCGCCGCACGTGAACCTGGACCAGATCATCCTCAAGCCGCGCGATCAGGCCTCGGCCCGGCGGAACATCAAGACCGGCTAG
- a CDS encoding DUF2505 domain-containing protein, translating into MARRLSYSARYTQSAEKLYQAQSIKQYWDDMMAGFQMISPHCEVDSFVSDETGIRVVLKQTIGRDQLPALAQTVMKKDMVITREETLGPFDPDNTKGTYNASIPAGPGSLNGWQELFPTENGGCTIRRTSEAKVFVPFVNGKLEQMILINLVDLFRAEAEYAKDWVDKNL; encoded by the coding sequence ATGGCACGACGGCTCAGCTACTCCGCTCGGTACACGCAGTCCGCGGAGAAGCTCTACCAGGCCCAGAGCATCAAGCAGTACTGGGACGACATGATGGCGGGCTTCCAGATGATCTCCCCGCATTGCGAGGTCGATTCCTTCGTCTCCGACGAGACGGGTATCCGGGTGGTCCTCAAGCAGACGATCGGGCGCGACCAGCTGCCCGCGCTCGCGCAGACGGTGATGAAAAAGGACATGGTCATCACCCGCGAGGAGACCCTGGGCCCGTTCGACCCGGACAACACCAAGGGCACCTACAACGCCTCGATCCCGGCGGGACCGGGCAGCCTCAACGGCTGGCAGGAGCTGTTCCCCACCGAGAACGGTGGCTGCACGATCCGCCGGACCAGTGAGGCGAAGGTCTTCGTCCCGTTCGTCAACGGCAAGCTCGAGCAGATGATCCTGATCAACCTCGTCGACCTGTTCCGCGCCGAGGCCGAGTACGCCAAGGACTGGGTCGACAAGAACTTGTGA
- a CDS encoding NAD(P)/FAD-dependent oxidoreductase yields the protein MTNSSSAQKDSLTTEYDVAIVGGGAAGLSAATVLARSLRKVVVIDAGQPRNAPAAGAHNVLGQDGIAPLELLARGRAEATGYGAEIRSGTVVDAAGTVDDFTLRLSSGEVVAARRLILATGLVDELPDLPGVAELWGHDVLHCPYCHGYEVRGTRIVQIATSPMSAHQALMFRQLSDRVTVVAHDPDALSDDDRSHFAAVGIDIVDARVERVRTRAENGSAHLDGVLLTDGTVVEADAVVVSPRFIVRGDLYERLGGTLDDGPMGGLVGTGPMGETALPGVWAVGNTTTVHAMVTVAMGEGVSAGAAVNASLVMADLDAKVSALA from the coding sequence ATGACCAACTCCTCATCCGCCCAGAAAGACTCCCTCACAACCGAATACGACGTCGCCATCGTCGGCGGCGGAGCTGCCGGACTCAGCGCCGCGACCGTCCTCGCGCGATCACTGCGCAAGGTCGTGGTCATCGACGCGGGGCAACCGCGCAACGCACCGGCGGCCGGCGCCCACAATGTGCTGGGGCAGGACGGGATCGCACCCCTGGAGCTACTCGCCCGCGGTCGGGCGGAGGCGACGGGATACGGCGCCGAGATCCGTTCCGGCACAGTCGTCGACGCGGCCGGCACCGTCGACGACTTCACCCTGCGGCTGTCCTCCGGCGAGGTCGTCGCGGCCCGTCGCCTCATCCTGGCGACCGGCCTGGTCGACGAACTCCCCGACCTCCCCGGCGTCGCGGAGTTGTGGGGACACGATGTGCTGCACTGCCCGTACTGCCACGGCTACGAGGTCCGCGGAACACGCATCGTGCAGATCGCGACGAGCCCGATGTCGGCGCATCAGGCACTGATGTTCCGCCAGCTCAGCGACCGGGTGACCGTGGTCGCGCACGATCCCGACGCCCTGTCGGACGACGACCGGTCGCACTTCGCCGCGGTCGGCATCGACATCGTCGACGCCCGCGTCGAGCGCGTCCGGACGCGCGCGGAGAACGGTTCTGCCCACCTCGACGGCGTGCTCCTGACCGACGGCACCGTGGTCGAGGCCGACGCGGTGGTCGTCTCGCCGCGATTCATCGTCCGCGGCGACCTCTACGAGCGACTCGGCGGCACCCTCGACGACGGCCCGATGGGCGGGTTGGTCGGGACCGGCCCGATGGGCGAGACCGCGTTGCCGGGCGTATGGGCGGTGGGCAACACCACCACCGTGCACGCGATGGTGACCGTCGCCATGGGCGAGGGCGTGTCCGCCGGTGCCGCGGTCAACGCCAGCCTGGTCATGGCCGACCTCGACGCCAAGGTCTCCGCCCTGGCGTGA
- a CDS encoding L,D-transpeptidase, whose protein sequence is MTPQTSVNRRSVLAAAGVGALGVAVAACSGSGLGPGDDTPADPPVALTFTPALDAEPATPTAEFSVKATDGSLNPDVKLTNPRGVVVKGQLSEDRTTYTISEPLGYGTEYTWSGTAVGLDRKVVPVAGTFTTLQPSSQVNVVVNIGDGQEVGIAAPIILKFNGTVEDKEAVERALTVTTTPPTEGSWAWLGEDNGSRVHWRPREYYAPGTKVSMAAKLYGLDHGGGAYGAADVTSDFTIGRAQVVKAEESSHRIVVLRDGVELMALPCSYGGGDLDRNVTRSGIHVVTEKYEEFFMSNPAAGYFNIRERWAVRISNNGEFIHANPATVNVQGSANVTNGCINLSEADAERYFRVAVYGDPVEVTGTRIALSEADGDIYDWIYDWETWQGMSAIKGEVRETSVPATPSGAPTSNAPAPR, encoded by the coding sequence ATGACTCCCCAGACCTCGGTGAACCGACGCTCCGTGCTCGCCGCGGCCGGGGTCGGAGCGCTCGGGGTCGCGGTGGCGGCCTGCTCCGGCTCCGGCCTCGGCCCCGGAGACGACACACCGGCCGACCCGCCGGTCGCCCTGACCTTCACCCCGGCCCTCGATGCCGAGCCGGCCACCCCGACCGCCGAGTTCTCGGTCAAGGCGACCGACGGTTCCCTCAACCCCGACGTGAAGCTGACCAACCCGCGCGGCGTCGTGGTGAAGGGTCAGTTGTCAGAGGACCGGACGACCTACACGATCAGCGAGCCCCTCGGTTACGGCACCGAATACACCTGGAGCGGAACGGCGGTGGGTCTCGATCGCAAGGTCGTGCCGGTCGCCGGGACGTTCACCACGCTGCAGCCGTCGAGTCAGGTGAACGTCGTCGTCAACATCGGCGACGGTCAGGAGGTGGGCATCGCGGCGCCGATCATCCTGAAGTTCAACGGGACGGTCGAGGACAAGGAGGCCGTGGAGCGGGCGCTGACCGTCACCACCACACCGCCCACCGAGGGGTCGTGGGCGTGGCTCGGCGAGGACAACGGCTCCCGCGTGCACTGGCGCCCCCGCGAGTACTACGCACCCGGCACGAAGGTCAGCATGGCAGCCAAGCTGTACGGCCTCGACCACGGCGGCGGTGCCTACGGAGCGGCCGACGTGACCAGCGACTTCACCATCGGGCGGGCCCAGGTGGTGAAGGCCGAGGAGTCCTCGCACCGGATCGTGGTGCTCCGCGACGGTGTCGAACTCATGGCGCTGCCGTGCAGCTACGGCGGCGGCGACCTCGACCGGAACGTCACGCGCTCGGGCATCCACGTGGTCACCGAGAAGTACGAAGAGTTCTTCATGAGCAACCCGGCCGCGGGTTACTTCAACATCCGGGAACGCTGGGCCGTGCGGATCTCCAACAACGGCGAGTTCATCCACGCGAACCCGGCGACCGTGAACGTGCAGGGATCGGCGAACGTCACCAACGGATGCATCAACCTGTCGGAGGCCGACGCCGAACGCTACTTCCGGGTCGCGGTCTACGGCGACCCGGTGGAGGTGACCGGGACGCGGATCGCGTTGTCGGAGGCCGACGGCGACATCTACGACTGGATCTACGACTGGGAGACCTGGCAGGGCATGTCGGCCATCAAGGGCGAGGTCCGCGAGACCTCGGTCCCGGCGACGCCCAGCGGGGCGCCCACCTCGAACGCCCCGGCCCCGCGCTAG
- the purU gene encoding formyltetrahydrofolate deformylase, with product MAPAQTIPTDQTERRYVLTLGCPDRTGIVARISTFLTDVGGWITEAAYHSDEETGWFFTRQAIRADSVSSTADELRARFASEVAAELGPETDWRLTDSRETKSVVLLVSKETHCLIDLLGRAHRGELPAAIRAVVGNHRELEDLATRFGIPFHHVPFASERKAEAFGELGRIVEGYDPDAVVLARFMQILPPQLCDAWAGRAINIHHSFLPSFVGARPYHQAFARGVKLIGATCHYVTADLDAGPIIEQDVVRVDHSDSVADMVRQGRDIETLVLSRGLRWHLEDRVLVHGRKTVVFN from the coding sequence GTGGCCCCCGCACAGACGATCCCGACAGACCAGACCGAGCGCCGCTACGTGCTGACGCTCGGCTGCCCCGACCGCACCGGCATCGTGGCGCGGATCTCGACCTTCCTCACCGATGTCGGGGGCTGGATCACCGAGGCGGCCTATCACTCCGACGAGGAGACCGGGTGGTTCTTCACCCGCCAGGCCATCCGCGCGGATTCGGTGTCGTCGACCGCGGACGAACTACGCGCGCGCTTCGCGTCGGAGGTGGCCGCCGAACTCGGACCCGAAACAGATTGGCGCCTCACCGATTCGCGGGAGACGAAGTCCGTGGTCCTCCTGGTGAGCAAGGAGACCCACTGCCTCATCGACCTGCTCGGACGTGCACATCGTGGAGAACTGCCGGCGGCCATCCGGGCGGTCGTCGGCAACCACCGCGAACTGGAAGACCTGGCCACTCGGTTCGGCATCCCGTTCCACCATGTTCCGTTCGCGAGCGAGCGCAAGGCCGAGGCCTTCGGCGAGCTGGGGCGGATCGTCGAGGGTTATGACCCCGACGCCGTGGTGCTCGCGCGCTTCATGCAGATCCTGCCGCCGCAGCTCTGTGACGCATGGGCCGGGCGGGCCATCAACATCCACCACAGCTTCCTGCCGAGCTTCGTCGGCGCGCGGCCCTACCATCAGGCCTTCGCGCGGGGCGTGAAACTGATCGGCGCCACCTGCCACTACGTCACCGCCGACCTCGACGCCGGTCCGATCATCGAACAGGACGTGGTCCGCGTGGACCACAGTGACTCGGTCGCCGACATGGTCCGCCAGGGTCGCGACATCGAGACGCTGGTGCTCAGCCGAGGCCTGCGGTGGCACCTCGAGGACCGGGTGCTCGTCCACGGACGTAAGACCGTCGTCTTCAACTGA
- a CDS encoding carbon-nitrogen hydrolase family protein, which translates to MRVAMAQISSTDDPTANLETVRAATADAASRGAELVVFPEATMCRFGVPLKPVAEDLDGPWARGVSEVAAASEVTVVAGMFTPAGDGRVRNTVVVAHPDGTRRGYHKIHLYDAFGFTESKNVAAGAEPLTFAVGDVTVGVATCYDIRFPALFTHLARRGAQVIVVPTSWGSGPGKLRQWEVLASARALDSTTFVVAVDQAFPADDAAASSSAPTGIGHSQITDPFGTLVAAYPDSIRVDVHDLDLALVDQARTQLAVLANERPLPVGGETDNDVTPAHTRLRESDDPGRNP; encoded by the coding sequence ATGCGTGTCGCGATGGCCCAGATCAGTTCGACCGACGACCCCACCGCCAACCTCGAGACGGTGCGTGCGGCCACCGCGGACGCGGCGTCGCGCGGCGCCGAGCTCGTCGTCTTCCCGGAGGCGACGATGTGCCGGTTCGGGGTGCCGCTGAAGCCGGTCGCCGAGGATCTCGACGGTCCGTGGGCGCGCGGCGTGTCCGAGGTCGCCGCGGCGTCGGAGGTCACGGTGGTGGCCGGGATGTTCACGCCTGCCGGCGACGGCCGGGTCCGCAACACCGTCGTCGTCGCACACCCGGACGGGACACGCCGCGGGTACCACAAGATCCATCTCTACGACGCCTTCGGATTCACCGAGTCGAAGAACGTGGCCGCCGGGGCGGAGCCGCTGACCTTCGCGGTCGGCGACGTCACCGTCGGCGTGGCCACCTGCTACGACATCCGATTCCCCGCCTTGTTCACCCACCTCGCACGGAGGGGCGCCCAGGTGATCGTGGTACCCACGTCGTGGGGTTCCGGACCGGGCAAACTCCGTCAGTGGGAGGTGCTGGCCTCGGCCCGAGCGCTGGACTCGACGACCTTCGTCGTGGCCGTCGACCAGGCGTTTCCCGCCGACGACGCGGCCGCGTCGTCGAGCGCGCCGACCGGAATCGGACACAGCCAAATCACAGACCCATTCGGTACGTTGGTCGCCGCGTATCCGGATAGCATCCGGGTGGACGTGCACGACCTCGACCTAGCACTGGTCGACCAAGCCCGTACGCAACTGGCAGTCCTCGCCAACGAGCGCCCACTGCCGGTCGGCGGCGAGACGGACAACGACGTGACGCCGGCCCACACGCGGCTCCGCGAGTCAGACGACCCAGGACGGAACCCATGA
- a CDS encoding helix-turn-helix domain-containing protein, translating into MTQELDAVVRQRIRGLRIARGWTLDALAARCYLSPSTLSRIETGHRRVALDQLVPIARALGTTLDQLVEPADDTDVVIRPQPHEVEGMTMWLLSRENAPQGVTVAKMRFDREQPVGDLRVHPGYEWFTVLSGTVRLWLGDRTILVPEGDAAEFSTMIPHAICAYQGPAEVLSMMDHAGERAHLPSVRTGPAARDDDAPDA; encoded by the coding sequence ATGACGCAAGAACTCGACGCGGTGGTCCGCCAGCGCATCCGCGGCCTCCGCATCGCCAGGGGCTGGACGCTCGACGCGCTCGCCGCCCGGTGCTATCTGTCGCCGTCCACACTGAGTCGGATCGAGACCGGGCATCGGCGGGTGGCGCTCGACCAGCTCGTGCCGATCGCCCGCGCGCTGGGCACGACCCTGGATCAGCTGGTCGAACCCGCGGACGACACCGATGTCGTGATCCGGCCCCAGCCGCACGAGGTGGAGGGCATGACGATGTGGCTGCTCTCGCGGGAGAACGCCCCACAGGGTGTCACCGTGGCGAAGATGCGGTTCGACCGCGAGCAACCCGTCGGTGACCTGCGTGTCCATCCGGGCTACGAATGGTTCACGGTGCTGTCGGGAACCGTGAGGCTGTGGCTGGGCGACCGCACGATCCTCGTGCCCGAGGGTGACGCCGCGGAATTCTCGACGATGATCCCGCACGCGATCTGCGCCTATCAGGGCCCGGCGGAGGTGCTGTCGATGATGGACCACGCCGGCGAGCGCGCGCACCTGCCGTCCGTGCGAACCGGACCCGCGGCGCGCGACGACGACGCCCCGGACGCCTGA
- the deoC gene encoding deoxyribose-phosphate aldolase, producing MTNKDLRRGDVAAIIDHTLLKPEATRADAEATVAEAARLGVLAVCLSPSMLPIDTGELRTCVVAGFPSGKHHSLVKAAEARLAVDSGADEIDMVIDVGAAVDGRFDEVFADVLTVREAVGDDTLLKVIIESAALLQFAGPDTVTEVCRRAERAGASMVKTSTGFHPAGGASVEAVQLMRAAVSDRVGVKASGGIRTAEAAAELIAAGATRLGLSASAAVLDGFPE from the coding sequence GTGACGAACAAGGACCTGCGACGCGGCGACGTCGCCGCCATCATCGACCACACCTTGCTCAAACCCGAGGCGACCCGGGCCGACGCGGAGGCCACGGTCGCCGAGGCCGCACGACTCGGGGTGCTCGCCGTCTGCCTCTCGCCGTCGATGTTGCCGATCGACACCGGGGAACTGCGGACCTGTGTCGTGGCCGGGTTCCCGTCAGGGAAACACCACTCGCTGGTCAAGGCGGCCGAGGCGCGTCTGGCCGTCGACTCCGGGGCGGACGAGATCGACATGGTGATCGATGTGGGTGCGGCCGTCGACGGCCGGTTCGACGAGGTGTTCGCCGACGTCCTGACCGTCCGGGAGGCCGTCGGCGACGACACCCTCCTGAAGGTGATCATCGAATCGGCCGCGCTGCTGCAGTTCGCCGGGCCTGACACCGTCACCGAGGTGTGCCGCCGCGCCGAGCGGGCCGGTGCGTCGATGGTGAAGACGTCGACCGGGTTCCATCCGGCGGGCGGCGCGAGCGTCGAGGCGGTGCAACTGATGCGCGCCGCGGTGAGCGACCGGGTGGGAGTCAAGGCGAGCGGTGGCATCCGGACCGCCGAGGCGGCCGCTGAGCTCATCGCCGCGGGGGCGACCCGGCTCGGGCTGTCCGCGTCGGCCGCCGTGCTCGACGGATTCCCCGAGTAG
- a CDS encoding class I SAM-dependent methyltransferase → MTSTHHPHPTGAHHEHANHADHHNHARLAAVLELDAELMADYLGDAARLVAEVLGRVPARIADLGAGTGTGTEALARRFPHASILAVDGSSDMVALVERRAREGGFDDRVTAVVADLDDGLPPLGTPDVVWAAMSLHHVADPQRLLREAATSLGPDGIVVITEMAGVPRFVPAHEDAELLGLQDRCQTAAAGAGWEALVDWTDAFHDVDYEVLRAETVHVRRSDPSPSVARYARHWFAQFRHRLADTLDPADLALLDDLTEADARNRLDDLTLAAGRLLWVARPRTSPIPTLESEQR, encoded by the coding sequence ATGACCAGCACGCACCATCCCCATCCGACCGGCGCACATCACGAGCACGCGAACCACGCCGACCACCACAACCACGCCCGGCTCGCCGCGGTCCTCGAGCTCGACGCCGAGCTCATGGCCGACTACCTCGGCGACGCCGCCCGCCTCGTCGCCGAGGTCCTGGGGCGCGTACCCGCGCGCATCGCCGACCTCGGGGCGGGGACCGGGACCGGCACCGAGGCACTCGCCCGCCGCTTCCCGCACGCCTCGATCCTGGCGGTCGACGGGTCGTCAGACATGGTCGCGCTCGTCGAACGACGCGCACGGGAGGGCGGTTTCGACGATCGGGTGACCGCCGTCGTCGCCGATCTCGACGACGGACTGCCGCCGCTCGGAACGCCCGACGTCGTGTGGGCGGCGATGTCGCTACATCACGTCGCCGATCCGCAGCGCCTGTTGCGGGAGGCCGCGACCTCGCTCGGACCGGACGGCATCGTCGTGATCACCGAGATGGCGGGCGTCCCGCGTTTCGTCCCCGCCCACGAGGACGCCGAACTGCTCGGGCTGCAGGACCGCTGCCAGACCGCGGCCGCCGGGGCCGGGTGGGAAGCGCTCGTGGACTGGACCGACGCGTTTCACGACGTCGACTACGAGGTACTCCGCGCCGAGACCGTCCACGTCCGGCGCAGCGACCCGAGCCCTTCGGTCGCGCGGTACGCCCGGCACTGGTTCGCCCAGTTCCGGCACCGTTTGGCCGACACCCTCGATCCCGCCGACCTCGCCCTGCTCGACGACCTGACCGAGGCAGACGCGCGGAATCGTCTCGATGACCTGACCCTCGCCGCCGGACGACTCCTCTGGGTCGCCCGGCCGCGCACCTCCCCCATCCCCACCCTCGAGAGCGAGCAACGATGA